The Cardiocondyla obscurior isolate alpha-2009 linkage group LG18, Cobs3.1, whole genome shotgun sequence region gagaaaacagaCGGGAACTCTTTGCGAACGAGTGCGGGGCGGATTTGAATGCGCGTATCGCGGACTTTTCTAGGCTCGCTTTGACGCCGAGCTCGTTAAGCTCGGGGTCACAGTTATTCTCAAATTCCACGGGTTTTTACGTATACCGGGCTAGAGAAACGGACTTCTCTCGTCTCCGCGAAATTACaaagcgacggcggcggcggtgagATACGCTTACACGTTGGCGTTTGTTAAAAACGCTCGAGTGCGCATGCTTTTTGCCGACAGGGCGTAATTGCCGCTGTCTCGACCAACGTGCAGACAGGCGAGCTGAGTCTAAGTGAATTATGAGGCGCCGCGGCCTCTGAAGAAGATGCAAACCGCCTGGtacgaacttttttttttctttcctttttttacgaGTAAGAAGTAACTCAATCCCCTCGCAAAACGCGTGCGGCTAAATTGTTCGAGGATTTATTAACAACGATGAAGAAGAGCTAATTAAACGAAGCCCGAGTGTCTCGGGAATTGCGCTTGATCCCAACATCTCATTGTCGGTTGTATCGATTCATCGGGtacgcgtacgaaatttttttgtaatcatCTCGCGAAGtgaattaaaagataatctACGTGATTCCGCTCATTATTGATTCAGCATGTTACGTCGAATGTGCGTGCTGAAAACGCGCTTCCAAAACCGCCCAGCCACCGACGCTGCTCGGTGAAAGAAAACGGTGTAATGTTACAAGCTGATTCCGCGAGGGTCGCGTGGTAAGCTGGTTGTAATTAACGGGAGAACGAGGAAGTGCACTAAAGAACGCGCCGGGTTTATGAATCGCATGAGCCTTTGCCGGGAGATTAAAGATCGGCCGCCGTTAAACGCGTTATTATCGCGGCCCTTGCGCGAAAATCTCTTTATTTCTTGAGAGGCATTTTCCATGCGAGTACGCTGTGCAACTTGAAACGTAAAATCAACGTCTGataatgcatataaatattgtagatgtaatatgtttaaaaataaagaggatcttttaatttattagcatTATATGTGTGTGGTtctcgatttaaattaaatataaaccgctttgtttaaataaatggaaTTTAACTAAAGATATTCGGCTTTGCGACTTTTTAGACTAAAAGTATCATTGACGCGCCATCTTTCGTATATTGTGCACAACCCTGTAATGCCTGGCTGATATGGTCAACTTTAGAAAATCGCGAGTATGATACCAATTGAGAGAAGTCTAACAGAGCCTTATCGACTGTGAAttgagtaaattattttcatgacAAAGTACTGTGTAtcaataaagagaaaataattctgaTGAAAAAGAAgcagcaaaaataaaagccAAGTAGGTACTTTTCAGCACGGATCTTGTATCAATagtgtataatttattttatataattaatattgttttatgtatactgACAAAATTTTTTGGAGTAATCTTTACAGGGAGAAGTCTAACCTCAAAAATAGGTAAACATTGAAACTAttcaaacaaaaattaattaactaaaaaataatccgAAAGGAGAATCAATGATTAATActgtttaattataacaaaattaattcgcgatttctttttcaggaaaTCAGCGCAAGTGTAACACCAAGCAGCACAATGATGTACCAAAAAACTATGCAGGTGCCAAACACACCACCTTCTGTTATAATCGACACTGCGATTGCTATAAGAATAGCTATGGGTTCAAAAATGCCTCACGAGAGATCGATGATGAGCAATCCGGACTTGtggcataaaataaaaattgttaaaggTGGCCTCTACGATAAAGAAACTATTTTGAGAGGTATTTTGAAGGCAGTGGAACCACACGATTTATTACCAGTAAGATACCAAAGTTGCGGTGAAAATGCGTATTTTGTAACTAGAAACTGTGCCCCTGCGCTGGAAGTATTATGCAAGCTGAACATGATTTTTACAAATACTAAAGGCGACGCTAACGTAGTTGTGATTACCCTGGGATATACTACGACCGATATTCTAAACGTTCCTATCGAAGGATTTCTATCGAGCGTGTTATCCAAGAGATACGATATACACGAGAAGAAACTGGACTTGGAAAACTTCCACACGGACGAAGATCTAGATAAGCATATGTATTGCCCGCTGTCGCAACTCGGAAacttaaattttgttttgaaaTTGGCCAAGTCTTCGATAACCACGATTGAATATCTTAATTTACAGCATAACGAGCTAATCGACATATCGGCGATAGACAATTCAAAATTGTTATCCATCAAATATCTAGACCTCAGGCacaataaaatgttaaacatGAGCGCGCTAGCTCCGGTCATGCATCTACCGATCATGAAACTGTGGCTCGACGGTAATCCACTTTGCGACAATTACTCGACCGCGAAGCAGTACTTAGACTCCGCGAAAAGGTATTGCTCGTACCTGGAGGAGCTGGACGGCGTGCGCGTCGAACAAAATATACCGTTGATATACAAGGACTACGTTCGTAACGACAGTTCGCAACATTTCATGCATAAGTTCGTCTCTCACTTCTTCGCTTTATTCGATCAGCTCGACCGAAACTGTTTACGGGGGCTTTATCGCAATAACTCGTTTTATTCTATGAGCTTCGCTATACCTCACACCATCGCGCAGAAGAACGGTCTGACTCAATACACGTTCAACagaaatctattaaaaaaaggacCCAAGAAAAACATAGGCATCTTCGTCGGTCAAGAGCACATCTTGATGGGTTTCACCAAATTGCCTAGGTCCTACCACGACAAAAGTTCTTTCACGTACGATATGATACACGACGACGGCAAGCTTATAGTGTTCAGCGTTTCCGGattgttgaaaaaattaacttcCGGCATGTACGTGCTCGCATTTAACAGGACATTCGTCTTAATGGCGACCCTCGACAACgagtattacattttaaacgaTCAGTATCACATATACGCTACGCCCGCACCCATACCGCCCGATAAGATCAAAGTCAAATACTGTTACGACGAAAATGATCCGGTTTGCTTCAGCGCGAGCGAGAAAGCGGTGCTGATTACCAGATTGCAGCAAATAACTAAGATGAATAAAGAATGGTGCCACACTTGTCTATCAGTCGCTCAGTGGGACATGCGGAAGACTATATTGACTTTTATGAAAGATTTAAGAAACTCGATGATACCGGACAACGCATTTAATGTAGACTCGAAATGAACATCTTTCGTTATCGACGTATACTTAAAACGtgacgtaaataataaattttaagtataaaaatatattttgtacacggttatttttaaatcctaacaaattttttttttccttccactCCCTACGCTATTTCCTCGCAAGGTACTATTGTCTCGCGGCGAGAATCGATAGCGCTAATTGCACATTTAATTGTACACCTTTAATAATACCTAGACATCGGCTTCGCAAGGTACGATAGTATCGTATATCAATGAATATATCACAAGACGATGGCGATTACTCGCATGGCATTTAAATGGTCTGCGAAATGGAGAACGAGATGCTTAGTGACTTCATCCAAAGGTTATGCACTCAAGGACCGTTGCGATCATCCGGACGATGTGAATGAAACAAAATCGCGAAGGCAgacaacttttctttttttttctttcttttttttttaccctttcTAATCGTCTTTTACGTCGCGGTGTGCAAAAGCTGTTGAAGATCATCGGGACTTTATTTATCTCCGATTAAGCATAAATCAATACGTTTGAACGCGGATGTTATAAtagcatattaataatttaatctcgaGAGTGTAACCCTGCGAGATATGGCCGTTGCCGCTACTAAAACCCACGCCACGTGAAACCGAGAATAAAATTGTCGTCTGTTAATAGAGCTAATATTTATAACGGATTTTATGCGCGTTTGCCGCTCGTAATTACACGTTTCAATTACCCCGGGGCTCGATAACGGCGCATAATTTATCGCTAACACCGtagaagaataataattatggaAGTGATTCACAGTCGAAGCGCGATTATGGGagaattaaaacttttatttcgcgcgcgatgaaCTTTACGCTATACGTGCAAATTTTCACCGAGAAAATTGATACGAATGAGTTAATAGGTCGCAATAGAGACGTGGCTCGTGATCGTGACGTGCGGCGTACGACAATAATTCCATTCCAATGAGAAAATGATAGTTCCCTTTTAATAAACGACCCTTTACGCCGCACAAATTTCAGACAATGTACGCCGCTAATTAAGTGGAATCGCATCGAAAAttacgtatcatcgtgcgctataaatatatgattatGACCTAAAAAGTTCAGCGTTGAAGGACAACGTAAGATGCGGCTTGAATGCAACGGTACAAGTGTTCGCATTGCGTCATcgttacaagaaaaaaaaatgcagtaaTACTACGGTAACGAAATAAACAATCACAACACGTTTACGGTAGACCGATCATATCTTCGCCAGTACTTGTTCTTGCGCAATCTTGTCACTTCCGGATCGTCAGGGCTCAGAAACGTTCTTTCACGTGTGaatgaaaaaaggaaaaaaaaaaagaagaagtagaAAATACCTCGTACAATGACACGTGATTACAGTAGACTTGAGTAGACTAATAATTTCCAGCATAGAAGACCGCGGCGCCTTATAATTAAGAAGCGGAACATTTTAGCCGcctaaattttttaccgagCCATTCATATATGAGTCTTTCTTCATTAAGCGCTTACGAAAAACGAGACGCGGAAACGATACAGAAAGAGATCGAGAAACGTTGAGTCGAGCCAGCCGAGTTGAGCTGCGAACAATTAGCCGGGAGCCAAAAGAgagtatatatatagataacGACATAATAAAATGATTGTTTCTTACTGTGAGACTCTGCAAAGCCTCCCACGAGGAGAAGTCTGCCTTTCGTGGAAATAAGCAACCGCTCGCGCCTCTATCAATTAACcctcgtattaattaaaactttcttcCCAATAGTTCAATGCTTCCTGCGTCGGTGTCTCGGAAAGTATCGACATCCAAAGTGCAATATCGAGCacaaaggaaagaaaaaagaaaaaaaaagaaaaaaaattaaataataaaattaatgaaaagcTCAATTATTCAAAGGAACTTTCAAGTGATCGATATAAGCGTGGccaatataaatgtatttcttaCTCGTCGCTTTTTGGATGGATCGTTTATAATTCGCTTACGAAAATTACAAGCGCGCctatcaaatataaatgtgTCAAGTTGTGGGTCAGGGTACCACGGTGAAAGAGGGACGGAATACGATTAAAGTGGGATAAAAAGATGGCCCATTGAGACATGCTTATGTCAAGATATAAGAGGCGTGCGCGCGATGTAACGCATCTGAAGATGTTCCTCGCAGATAAGCCGCGAGAGAAAGTCATATCATGCAGATCCTATGCAAATTTTTCGTGTCGTCGCTCCTACGAAAGGTGTCGGCAAAAATGAAAAGACGCTACGCGCTTAGGATTCTCTCCTGCGATTTCGCGATCGCTTTCATTGGGTGGTGGTAACCGGGAATAGCTTCGaaagtgaaaattaatatcaaagctcAAAACTTGTCGAAGAACTTGagattatttaattcgaatatctttttttttttttctttctttttcttcttctttatttccGCGACAAACCGAACGTGCCAAAGTATTTAAAGAGACGGCTTTTCCGCAGTTACAAAGATTAAAACGTTGCGATGTTAGAAGTAGGAAAAATCGGCCCGTATCAAATAATGGTACGAGCTAAGTCCACCTTCTCCTCGTCTAAGCGAACGAAATTATCGCGAAGTGAAGAAATCAACTATAGAGTTTAGTAACGTTCGCAGACTGGACTGATTCCCACGAATGACGTTATAATAGCTTTTACGAAAGCGGGAAAAATCTATTCTTTTACCCGACTTTCGGGAATAAACGTTTTGTTCGGCTTAACGGAAATAAAAGTCCTACCGCTAAATTATCATacgtaatagaaaaaaaaataaaagaaaaaaagaatagttctctataaattatttaaataataatttccagaaaatatttaacacgTTTTTAGATCCGAGCTGGCTATTAGCGTCTCTCCGTGAAGTCTTCTTTCGATTTGCGTTACAGGATCACGGTAATAAACACCGCGCCATTTAATGACGCCTGCGTGATTATTGTAGTCTTTAAGCTTAATCGATTAGTAGCAAATGGGATCGATCTTCACGGCTGAGCGGAACGCGCCGTTCGCCTCTGCGAAAGGGAAATCGAAGACGAGCGATTCTCTTAAACAGATGAAACGGCCCGATCGGGAGCAATTGTGCAAGACGGTTTTTCGCAAGACCCGTTCGCATTCATGCGAGCGTACGTGCCGGAGAAGAGCGATATACGATTTACCTGAAATGCATCACGCGCGCGCACCTGTGTATATACGTGCACGCAAATGCGAACATGGGATTCTACATGAGacgtgaataattaaaaagggcACTCTTACGCCATTTTCCCGTTAATGAGTACGCGCAGCTGCGTTTCCTTGCAATTACGTTAGAAGAGAAGATCTctccttcctctttccttCCCCCGGTTTACCTAATCGAGCTTGCAGCTACGCGATATGTTgtacgtacaaaaaaaaaagaaaaaaaatgttaatatctAATGCCCTTTCGGCAGACGAATCGAAATTTACAATACTTTTACGTCTCCGCGCACTTcgatgttaaaaaagaaaaaagattaataaataaatttatacgctggtctatctctctctctttttcttccctcgcTCTACTTTCCTCTCTTTTGATTTTGACTCAGCCTTCGAAAGAGTGTCGGTAAAAATTCATTTCGATCTCGTTTGGCATGAACTTTTCGGAGAGACGGCTCGCATGGGAATCGCTTGTATAATCGGTCGGCACTTCCACGTTTCACGAGCGCGCGGGTTCACGTATCACGCACGTAAGAACCGCGGCTTCACGCGCGTGCGTTTATGCAACATTCCGCTGGGGATTATGTGTGTGCGGGCATGTAACAACGAGATCGGTACGTCGATGTGTTCGTTACGAATGTGCCCGGGGCATGAGGCTCGCGACACTGTCGTGAGTGAAAGTTATGCCGTCTTCTCTAAGGTTCATGTGTAGCATCGGCATGACCTACGATTGTAAATTGAACCGCGGTAGTCCGcgataagtaaaaattaattgtttcccTTGAACATATGATGCCGAATCGCGCCGGTTAAAGAACCGACTCTAATGACAATTTAATTGCTTCAATCGCAATCAAATTGAAAGATTTTgcaactataaaaaaaaggaaaaaaaaaagggaaaaagaaagagaagactatcggaagataaaattatttcctaaCCCAGCTAACGATCTCAACGATTTTTATCTCAAAAACAGattcttcttgttttttttttttagactctTCCTCTTTTACGTACAAAGAGTTAATCTAGCGAGAAAATTACCTACGTGAAGATATGAATGCCCGCGCGAGAGagctaattttattatagagAGGCGCATTGAC contains the following coding sequences:
- the LOC139109828 gene encoding nuclear RNA export factor 1; translated protein: MMYQKTMQVPNTPPSVIIDTAIAIRIAMGSKMPHERSMMSNPDLWHKIKIVKGGLYDKETILRGILKAVEPHDLLPVRYQSCGENAYFVTRNCAPALEVLCKLNMIFTNTKGDANVVVITLGYTTTDILNVPIEGFLSSVLSKRYDIHEKKLDLENFHTDEDLDKHMYCPLSQLGNLNFVLKLAKSSITTIEYLNLQHNELIDISAIDNSKLLSIKYLDLRHNKMLNMSALAPVMHLPIMKLWLDGNPLCDNYSTAKQYLDSAKRYCSYLEELDGVRVEQNIPLIYKDYVRNDSSQHFMHKFVSHFFALFDQLDRNCLRGLYRNNSFYSMSFAIPHTIAQKNGLTQYTFNRNLLKKGPKKNIGIFVGQEHILMGFTKLPRSYHDKSSFTYDMIHDDGKLIVFSVSGLLKKLTSGMYVLAFNRTFVLMATLDNEYYILNDQYHIYATPAPIPPDKIKVKYCYDENDPVCFSASEKAVLITRLQQITKMNKEWCHTCLSVAQWDMRKTILTFMKDLRNSMIPDNAFNVDSK